Part of the Triplophysa rosa linkage group LG21, Trosa_1v2, whole genome shotgun sequence genome is shown below.
TCTTGGCATATGCACTATCAGCATCTTAAACAATATTGAAAGACTTCACATCTAGCTGGCCTCTTATTGGTTTCACTACCTATCACACACAATTtctttgtcatcatttaacCCAAGACATCTATTCCAGAAAACATTTTGGTTAGGTAAAATTGAATTTTTGTAATAgcagaaacaaatatttttgcacAATTATAATTTGTCTACAAAACCAAGCAGTGTATGTTTAAGCATACAAATTCAGATCACAAGCTTTTAAACGTCAAATGAAAAGCTTTACTCAAGTTTTAAATGGTGCTGCATAGAGTATATAGACAATATGCATGTAAGGAGTCTGAAATTATTATATCCAAGTTATTGAAACTGTTACTGACCAATTTCATTTGCAATAGTAGTAGTGGGATCATAAAGTGATCCAAGATTCAGCTAAAGAGGTATTGGCTGTATAGGTCTAACATGTAAAGCTAACATCTCATGAATAATTGTGTTCACGTGCAACTATATCTGCATTATCCACAggatcttttttttattatccagTAAAGGCCCTGTTCCCCATTTTGTGCAAACATGCCTGGACCCTGACAATTGCCATTTGCTCcaatgtttattgttttcagaTGTTATTGCATTTTCTGACTGTTTAAATTTGAAATTTCAGACTTATTTTGATATCAGATTCTGACTGACTTAGCTTTTAGATAtggtattttattttctataacaTCATCTGGTTCATTATATTTTTGCTCACTTGTGGTTTCTTGGTCTTTGTTTTTATGCCGTACATGACCTTCATCAGCCCTGACTTTgacttttttgttgttaaatttgtcttttttttccaACTACTGTACAACGtatgaaaatattattaataattcagAATACAATTTGGACAAATAAACACTCAAACTAGAATAAACGTTttgcaaaagacaaaaaagaggtGTATATTTGGCTCTGCCAATGCAAGTGACAATAGCATTTCCATTAAACTGATACATACAGAAAACCGTACAGTATTTTAAAGGTGTAGTATGGAAGATTTTCCATAAAATGCCTattattaaagagtacattaaAATGCCTTAATTCAGTTCAATACAATTCACCATAAGCCTACAATAATTCAATTATTGTAAGGTTTGTATAAGGCTGCATCCTGAAAGGCGCTATACCTACAAATAAATGTCAATTGATAATATTTCGTATTTTGTTTGGACTCAGCAAGTAATTggtaattttatgtttaaaccATAGATGGCAATAAAAAGGCCAAGATTCCACAATCCACCTTTAATTAATcgtgaaaaaaaaactatacaaGAGTCAATTCatatctgattttttttataagttTAAGTTTATAAAGTGTTCGTTTTTAGTGCTGTGAGATTCAGAGTTCTTGGTTTTCGTCACATTTAGGAATCATTCACTGTGAGGTCTGAATTCCACCATGTCCATTGGTTCTTCCTTGTCTGGTccatgtgattggttgcagTTAATGTTATTGTACTCACGGCTCTTGCCTGATCTCACCTTCATAAATTCAGCCGAGGTCTCTTTCAGGGCAGTCACTCCAGATCTGTTCTTCAAGTCTGTTCTTGGGATGTTCTCTGGGCTGTCAGTCACTGTGCTCTCTTTATTTGTGCCTGAGGCTACTTCATGAAGTTCCTTTTGGTCTAACTGGCATGTGGTTGGACAGATCAGACTGTCCATCTCATCCTGAGACTCGATGCATTCTGCCAAACCTGTGTTAGAACCTGCTGCACACTCCCATTTTTTCTCTGAGGCCTCCTGATCAGATTCAAGCCCGAGTATTTGTTTAGGTGCTTCAGTGACTTCAGTCAGCTCGATTTTAGCATCTGCACCACACTGGTCTTCAACGCTACTTGGTTTAGAATGGTCTATCTCACCATTGTCCATGTTGGTTCCATTATTTAGAGGTAAATCTACAGAGGAACCGTCTAGGTTTGTCTTCTCGAGATCTTCGAAGGTGCATTCAGACTGTTTTTCTGAGTCAACATTCATCCCAGAGTCACCTTCAACATGCTTCGTAGTTTCTATAACATCAGCTGGCTTACATTTTTGCTCACCCGTGGTTTTACGCTGTACATGAGCTTCATCATTTGTCAGACTCTCTCCGTTGGGGACTATTGAGTTTTGCCGCTTCTCTGACTTTTTCTTGAAGCGTTTCTGAATTTTCCTGGGGCACCAAACAAACTTGTCTTTGGGCTCAAAATGCTGAAAAGCGAAGCGGACCAGCTTCCTGCGCTCACGTTTGTCACGCACGGCAAACAGGAAGTAGTCAAGCACACTGCGTTTAACACTGCTAAGGGTCTTTTTAACAAGTGTCTCCTCAAGGAAAAAGCGAACAAGAGGGGCCTGGAAATGCTCAAAGCCCAGTTCTCCCAGGCTCTTAAGTATCCTGGTAATCCGGAGGTTATTGTGCATGTTCCTAAAACCAGAAGAGAAATAGGTAAATTATGTTATTTCTGAAtcacaaaaaaaagttaaaaaaaaaatttaaactttttttttaagttcaggcaaaaaagaaaaatgcctATGCTACATTTCTCTTTTGTACACAGAGCAAGACCTTTGTTTTCATCAAAGAGAAGagtacactctttaaaaaataaaggtgcttcacgatgccatagaagaacctttttttgtctaaatggttccacaaggaacctttaacatccaaagaacctttctgtttatCAAAAGTCTTTAATGTTAAATGTTACATCATTAAAAACAGGAAACCATTTGCTTTGTACAAACATCTTATGCTAATATCAAATAAGCTGGCATTAAAAATGTCAACCCTTGAGAAGTTTTCATTACTTTTAATTGTATTGTCATCAGCAATAATTCATTAAACAATAATTGaacacaaaaatggaaaaatacgATAATTCAGAGGTAATTCAAAACACAGTATGTTGCGGtttcagttcatttaaatgtttgtatttagtACAGCTTTTACTCCATAAACATTTGTATTGTTCAAGCCATTAAATTGTTGATTTCAGTCTCTGCGTATAGATAATGTTGCTTAAAAGGATATCTATATAGACGACTCAGAATTTTCTGTAAACGCTGTTTATAATCACACACAATTAAAAATGACCGTTAATAAAAATGACACCATTTGAGTACCAAAACATCTGTGTTTGCCGTTTGTGTTTCTATCTCTTTCTGGATACATTAACTTAAAGGTAACTTGCAGAATTATGTTCTGAACTTCTGAATGAAGCGGTCGCTCTATGCATTAAGCATGCGAATGTGGAGGGCGTAGAAAGGATCTTGTTGGCCGGCTGGAAGATGACGCGCACATCCCCAAACCCCAACACCGCACCCcatcacaaataaatataaattgaatTTATGCAATGTGCGACCAGCGAGGTAAAAAATATGGAAATCTGTATTTATACAGAAAA
Proteins encoded:
- the ogfr gene encoding opioid growth factor receptor; its protein translation is MDDDLVCEYDSTWDTESDGDELENTGRSKKTRPAFWSNSSSRNLRAAKDMQNYRHGYPNINEEECPEERMINLKFYLNEIKSSPDDVSIETFHTEWKTDYKRLERVHSYIQWLFPLREPGVNYMAAELTKKEIQAFRENEEAKSRLVDSCELMLGFYGIKLLNRETGEVKRAENWRERFANLERNMHNNLRITRILKSLGELGFEHFQAPLVRFFLEETLVKKTLSSVKRSVLDYFLFAVRDKRERRKLVRFAFQHFEPKDKFVWCPRKIQKRFKKKSEKRQNSIVPNGESLTNDEAHVQRKTTGEQKCKPADVIETTKHVEGDSGMNVDSEKQSECTFEDLEKTNLDGSSVDLPLNNGTNMDNGEIDHSKPSSVEDQCGADAKIELTEVTEAPKQILGLESDQEASEKKWECAAGSNTGLAECIESQDEMDSLICPTTCQLDQKELHEVASGTNKESTVTDSPENIPRTDLKNRSGVTALKETSAEFMKVRSGKSREYNNINCNQSHGPDKEEPMDMVEFRPHSE